One part of the Microlunatus elymi genome encodes these proteins:
- a CDS encoding carboxymuconolactone decarboxylase family protein produces the protein MTEQKSRAQQLVGDVAPKLAELTDGVLFGDVWARPELSARDRSLVTVAALTALGRTDQLRSHLNLALDNGVTQDELAEVATHLAFYAGWPAGMTAATTLKRVLEDR, from the coding sequence ATGACCGAGCAGAAGAGCCGAGCGCAGCAGCTGGTGGGCGATGTCGCGCCCAAGCTCGCGGAGCTGACCGATGGGGTGCTGTTCGGCGACGTCTGGGCACGGCCTGAGCTGTCGGCGCGGGACCGGAGCCTGGTCACCGTCGCGGCGCTGACGGCGCTCGGTCGGACCGACCAGCTGCGCTCGCACCTGAATCTGGCGCTGGACAACGGCGTCACCCAGGACGAGCTGGCCGAGGTCGCCACGCACCTGGCCTTCTACGCCGGCTGGCCGGCGGGGATGACCGCGGCGACGACGCTCAAGCGGGTGCTCGAAGACCGCTGA